ATAAACTCTGGAGAAACTTCAAAGAAGAAAGAGATGAATGAGGAAAGGGGGAGGTGTTGAATCGGAGAAAATGACGGGAGACATCAAACGATACCGCCGCCTTGAAGGGCGGAGGTGGTGCGAGGCCGGAGCGAGCTGCCGGCAGAAGAAGAGTTTGCATAGTTTATCTATGAGATAGTACTACTAAAAAGCTCCCGGAATGCCAAGCTTATGGTTATGGTTTTCGCCTCTTTGTGGAACATATATGTGAGGAAAGGATCTCCTGAATTTCAAATCATTTTTGACGTGCTTAAACAAAACCAAtttaatgtataaatataattcacaataaaatatgaaattcgaTAAAGATGGTGTCATCAATGTTTAATAAAAGACTAAAGGCCAAAATTAGTAAACACACGACtattttacgattttgatcATTAACAGTTTGACCCAATTAATCATTTTCATgatagtttttaattattttaaaaataaaaattatttattctaaataaacagaaaaaatatttattttaaataaaatgaaacgaaatataagattcattattaAGGCGCCTCCCCTCCGCCGTTCCAACCCCAAAAACTAATTGAAGTCAGTCGCCCCCTTCCCTGCGACTCTCTGACCCTGCTTGCAGCCTCCCCCTCTTCAATCAGAGCTTTGGGAACACCTACAACCTCCCCCCATCCACAGCTAACTACTCTTCCCCCTTCAACTACAACTGGTCCAATGTCGTACTCCAATTCTCCGGTGCCTCTAACGGCACGCAATATGACTGCATCTCCACTGTTTGGCTCGCCGGCGCTGAGCTGATCCGCCACCAGAGAGGAAGGGTTCTAGTTCAGAATCCAGAGCATTAACGACGCCGTTTATAGGGAGATTCAAATCCCAAGGCAACACGTACAGAGCCGTGATCGAGGTCTATGTCTTCGCTCATGGTGACGATGAATTTTGGTACTCAAACCTGCCCGATTACTACTTCGAGAGAAATAGATTAAACGTCAAGCGCGGCAATGGCGTTTATCGTGAGGTTCTCTTCAAGCACGATGCGATCGGAGCTTTCAACCTACATTCCTGAATCCTACAAATTCGAGCTTACTCCATTTCTAGGTATGTTGCTCGACGACAAACTGCACAATTTCGAATTCGGAGTCGCCGAATCGATCCCCTTCTGCCTCTTGGACgccaaatattaataaattagaaacatcaatgttgttttaattcatttgttaagtattttaaattaattagttgCTAATAAAAATTAGGGGAGCTAATAATCAAAATTAAGGGTTTAATTGGGTCAAAATATGATTAAAAACATTTGACCGTTAATATTTGACGGTTCTATCCATTTTAGACTGATTGTGGTCTGAGTTGAAATGTATAagatgcaataattcaaaacgtatcgttaggaccaaaatcgtaaaatgtcCATATGCgtaggaccaattttggcatttAATGTTTCATCAACACTTTAAATTGATACAAACAATTTCAAGTTTGCATACAAAAATTTGTTACTAATGTTTAAGGTTACATTCCATCCCAattttttagagcatccgcagcggcggACGTCgaaccggcgtgccggacgtccgccataaGACGTAAACCcggcggacgcggacgtcgcttgccgacaccggagttccgcggctttcCAACGACGTCCGGCGGGAGGTCCGTCATTGCGctgccacgacggacgtcccgacggacgttccgatttttattttaaaaaactctatatatacggctcgttgaactttagttcattcgcaccacttgttttaacgattttctctctctctctactttcatttcttttgaagataaatggagcaacacgatagtgattcccccgccacgagcgagtcacaaacgccgacTTTTCCAGTTAGAGTTGGGGGAAATGCCGGTGGAAGTGCACCGATGTCCGGGATGATGCacgggtactacaatatgtacccctCTTGGTGTGCAGGGATGGGtgagatgatgccccaaatgcctgggatgatgatgcccgggatgatgagggcatgcctgccgctgcggggggagtaggcagggggtccccaaatcacctggggacaatgtctatcgcccctacatggattGATTGTCTAGTGATTCCCCCCAGAGTACTCATCTGAAGACTCAGTTCAACGGcattgagactttctcttttgaggactTGGGGCTATATTCGGTCAGGGAGTCTCCCACTAAGATGCCACCGGCCGCAGGGAGGACGCGGAAGCAAGGGAgagggaagggcaagggcactaccTCGTCCTCGCGTGCGGGGAACGAGGGTGGGGCGGGGGCTGAGGAGGAGGGTGAGGAAGCCATGgggagaaagaggaccatctggagcataggggagtgcgtcgcgctggtgaaggcctggatcagtgtagtcaaggatccctacgtcggggctaaccagcatatcgacagaatgtggtggcgcattagccaaagctacctccaattcaaaccgccaggtgggaagcctcacgatggagagcaatgccggaaataGTGGGAGCagctgaggaggcagctcagccgatttgccggcatctaccaaaacaaaCTCCGCACGGCAACCAAcggcatgtccgccgatgatgtgaagcttctgtctcaccagcagttccccgacagtgaattgggtttcggggaattcaaatattgggagatcgatcttgtggtgcagacttccgccAAGTTTAGTTCGGGTGTTAAAGCTAGCTGGCAGAAGCGGATCGATTTGGAGATGCCATCCCTGACCGTGAGTGATGCCGGGACCGGCCACAGGCACGACGGGACTGGCGGCGGGAcaacgaggagtgagacgggggccgcatttgtcaaagcttgaggttgtttttttaactatgtattttttttaataattatttatgtttttattttaaataaagtggttacattttctccatattcgtgtcgaaattttaatgcattaaattgtttaatttggtgaatttatgaatttttattattgtggaggtccgtcgggatgtccgtcattgtgcagtgggatgtccttatgacgtggcagaaggtgtttttgggaagttcatctggatgtccgtcgggacatccgtcccactttGGATGCTCTTACTACTAGTAAATATTTGACCATTTTACACGCTAGTATCGGAAATTCCTTTTGACAAGACAAATATCGTTAATTTAAGTATTGCGTGCAATAAGAGACTGAGCTCAAGAATTTATCAATGCACCATGGTTTGCTACACCAATCTGAATCTGCTCAAATTCCATGTTAGGATCAGTATCTTGCAGCCACTGTAAAACAAAATTACACCTggtcaaaataaaaattaaaatgaaaaattgcaGAAACACGTTACGAAATTCGTAACTTAACTCAAAATgagttactactactactactacttaatgTTTCAACCTTATTGctaagaaagaaaacaaaaaagattTAGCTTTTCACTAGCATGATGAGTACATTGATTTTACTGCATGCCAACACAACCTCAAAATTATTGTAAAAAATagtaatattgaaataaaataaactagtACTACTGTACAATATAATTTAGGAAATTAAGGAAAAACTCAATCTTACATTGTTTTTACTTTCCTGTGGTTTCAGTTCATATGTGAGCATCACTAAATTTAGGATGAGCTCACATCAATCGAAATCCACAAACTGATTACTTCACATCAAACTGGATACAGTTAGCAGCTTCATGCCTTTGTTATGGAAAACGAACAAACTCTTTACCACAATTTTGTCTTCCTTCCAAGCATCAATTCCGAAATCTTCTATCATTCTCCCACCACAAGAGCTCGGAGTTGTCGGCAATAAGTTTGCTCTCATACACAATGCGACGATGTAATTTATGCTTAGGGGATGGTCTCAATGACCTTAGTTCAATCAGTGGATTTGTGATCACTGTTCTATTGCAAATCTCTTGTGCTGGTTGGACATGCTTCCACCAGAAATCAGACAATGCTATCTTCATAGTGTCCCAATATTCCAAATTGCGGTGTATCCTTAACAAACTGCTGCCGTTGAGTGTCCAGACATACATGTCCATCCAATCTCGATCAAATATCTCCATCAAGCCTTGAGCTTGGGGGATATAATGCAGTGGTACTCGTTTCCATGGCTCTGCTTTGCTCATTTCACCACCAAAGAATGGGCATTTAATTTCAAGAACCCCATGGCTGGGCAATCCATATATATAACTGTCAGTAGCTCCATCGGGGGAAGCAGCAAGCCAATTATCGGCAGGGTTCTTCTCTCCATACACTTGGAATTCAGGATACGATACTGTATTTCCAGTTAACAGCTTATATTTTTCAAGCGCCACCTCTTCATTAATGTTGCTCCAACAAGTTGCTAAATTACCTGAGAATGGCTCGATTGTTCCAAGTTTCTCTAGCCATAATCTAGCCCGTCCACGAGGCCAGAAACCAATTGCCAAAGCAAAAGTACTTGCTGTTAgtttattctttctcaagtgTTGCCAATTCTTGAACCAATGCTGAACTCCACTAGATTGATTAAAATCATGAGTTTTACTAGAAAAACTTTCAAGACTCGAACTGCCACTGTACCTCCTCAAGTTTCCGTGGAAAAAAGAAACTGGAACCTTCTCAAAGTTGCATATATGATTGTTGAATTCAGAATATCCAACAGAAGAAATAGATTTTCTCAAATTATTCACTGCACACGATAAATTTGAAGATATTAGTATCCATCACTCCACCGAACACCCTATATTTAATGCATCTCTCAAATCACAAAGATGCATAGAAAATGATTAAAATGAAAGATGCCACTAAACTGACGTAAAAAAACGAACATCCATATCTATGATTAGACTGTATATCCAAGAAAAACATTTGTCAATGCAGCATAGACCTGGGATGAGCAATAAAAACCATGAGGAGAGTGCAAGAAACCTTACTCTAACGTACACCACCATCAGAGCAAGTAGCTTTGCTATCTCGGCGACCACTAACTGAAAAACAAGGCGTAGAATAGTACTTGCTCAGTTCATTAATGAGGCCACATAGAAGAACAAAACAAGGTAGAGTTTGAGTATCTAGTTAGTGCAAATATAAGCTCAATATCATGGCTTATGCAGATTCAAGGTAATAACTCGAAtacataattcatcaaacagttGTCTTGCATAGCTGCTTAAACTAATCTACATCCGTATCCAAATTTGCAAATATGGAAAAATAAATGTTCATAATGTCAAAAAAAAGCTCATTATGCTAACCACATGAAACTCCAAATTCAGAGATGTAATCTGAGGATAAAATAAGCAAAAATCAAGCAAGCACAAACGAAAAATTAACATGCTCGGCATTGCAATTATGAGAGAGGATAAAATCAgaattgattttaaaaaattacacataataatCAGGCAAAGCGTTGTATATTGAGGCAGTTGCAGAGCATATGGTTCCAGGGTTCAGGAAGGGTTTAACAGAATAATA
This window of the Salvia splendens isolate huo1 unplaced genomic scaffold, SspV2 ctg1197, whole genome shotgun sequence genome carries:
- the LOC121789021 gene encoding uncharacterized protein LOC121789021, which translates into the protein MRIVNNLRKSISSVGYSEFNNHICNFEKVPVSFFHGNLRRYSGSSSLESFSSKTHDFNQSSGVQHWFKNWQHLRKNKLTASTFALAIGFWPRGRARLWLEKLGTIEPFSGNLATCWSNINEEVALEKYKLLTGNTVSYPEFQVYGEKNPADNWLAASPDGATDSYIYGLPSHGVLEIKCPFFGGEMSKAEPWKRVPLHYIPQAQGLMEIFDRDWMDMYVWTLNGSSLLRIHRNLEYWDTMKIALSDFWWKHVQPAQEICNRTVITNPLIELRSLRPSPKHKLHRRIVYESKLIADNSELLWWENDRRFRN